One window of the Colletotrichum destructivum chromosome 4, complete sequence genome contains the following:
- a CDS encoding Putative aldo/keto reductase, aldo-keto reductase, NADP-dependent oxidoreductase: MAPPICTKTFKLNNGLDFPAVGLGTWQGSQGTDDERALEESIIHALKSGYRHIDTAQIYGVEEVVGRAIRNSGVPRSEIVVVTKFWGHWHHDPAAALQISLDALGLDYVDVFLMHWPWATTPAPERKVLRKWESPTFIETWKKMEPLVGDRCRAIGVSNFMPKVLDELLAEATVVPAVNQVELHAFNPNLNLVPYCQEKGIVVTSWSTLGGSRGAKNEILTHELFTGIAKAHDVSPGVVSLSWAVQRGVAVIPKSATKSRIEENIRLVTLTDEEMTKINEAHKTIKRERFSNGIASQHHEIDGKVAQQGWTYVDMGYEDEDGNWLA; this comes from the exons ATGGCGCCCCCTATCTGCACAAAGACGTTCAAGCTGAACAATG GCCTCGACTTCCCTGCCGTCGGTCTGGGCACTTGGCAAG GCTCCCAGGGGACGGACGATGAAAGGGCTCTGGAGGAGTCCATCATCCACGCGCTCAAGTCCGGTTACCGTCACATCGACACGGCCCAGATCTACGGCGTCGAAGAGGTGGTGGGCAGGGCCATCCGCAACAGCGGCGTCCCCCGCTCCGAGATTGTCGTCGTCACAAAGTTCTGGGGCCACTGGCACCACGACCCGGCCGCGGCGCTCCAGATCTcgctcgacgccctcgggctcgactacgtcgacgtcttcctcatGCACTGGCCCTGGGCCACGACGCCCGCCCCGGAGAGGAAGGTGTTGAGGAAGTGGGAGAGCCCGACCTTCATCGAGAcgtggaagaagatggaACCCCTGGTTGGCGACCGGTGCCGGGCCATCGGCGTGAGCAACTTCATGCCCAAGGTCCTGGACGAGTTGCTCGCCGAAGCCACGGTTGTGCCCGCCGTAAACCAGGTCGAGCTGCACGCCTTCAACCCGAACCTGAACCTTGTGCCCTACTGCCAGGAGAAGGGCATTGTCGTCACCAGCTGGAG CACGCTGGGTGGCTCGCGCGGGGCCAAGAACGAGATCCTCACACACGAGCTCTTCACCGGCATCGCCAAGGCGCACGACGTCTCGCCGGGCGTCGTCTCGCTCTCCTGGGCGGTGCAGCGAGGCGTCGCGGTCATCCCGAAGAGCGCGACCAAGTCTCGTATCGAGGAGAACATCCGCCTCGTCACCCTaaccgacgaggagatgacCAAGATCAACGAGGCGCACAAGACGATCAAGAGGGAACGCTTTTCCAACGGCATCGCCTCACAGCACCACGAGATCGACGGCAAGGTGGCCCAGCAGGGTTGGACGTACGTGGATATGGGCtacgaagacgaggacggcaactGGTTGGCGTAA
- a CDS encoding Putative alpha/beta hydrolase-1, with protein sequence MATPGMLYVTMQPKPDLALEQFHEWYNNEHGPTRLRLPQIFTNGLRYRATDGQEPSFLATYDVTSMSLLETPTYTTLRANRSAREAETIGQVDVTRYFYDLVIEQKAPLFLPIEQLSDKEAEGIVLVAVETTLRDESAELEFKKWYAEEHIPMLTKVPGWLRTRLLKVSSIGDGAGSKTTYLALHDYARTNGLGGPEHKASVATAWGAEVAKSVTAKNRRTYSLFYVFGPAPRDLSNLAKLPASASTFTAPDGKTTTVPGTDGAISSYITAEDQLSIPYRLEGSAKDDAPTVAFCNSLLTSLHMWDPVVKLVKEQRPDLRILRYDTRGRHSIPGPPVPATLDLLASDLRTVLDALRIPKLHALVGVSMGGATTTNFALKYPNRLKKFVACDFNVTSSAANTQAWKDRIAVAEEDGGAGIAKLAEQTVGRWFHPATMEKASVVKSMTEMVASNNVEGFRYSCQALWDYDLKPALPSCQVPGLLVVGDGDGKGALVKAMEGFKDLVGDGGAELKIVPNAGHLPMWEDPAAFWEAIQGFL encoded by the coding sequence ATGGCGACCCCCGGAATGCTCTACGTTACTATGCAGCCGAAGCCTGACCTGGCTCTCGAGCAGTTCCACGAGTGGTACAACAACGAGCACGGCCCGACCCGCCTGCGTCTGCCCCAGATCTTCACCAACGGCCTGCGATACCGCGCCACCGACGGCCAGGAGCCGTCCTTCCTCGCCACCTACGACGTGACCTCCATGTCGCTCCTCGAAACACCCACCTACACCACCCTCCGAGCGAACCGCTCTGcccgcgaggccgagaccatTGGCCAGGTCGACGTCACGAGATACTTTTACGACCTGGTCATCGAGCAAAAGGCCCCTCTGTTCCTGCCCATCGAGCAGCTCTCCGACAAGGAAGCCGAGGGCATCGTgctggtcgccgtcgagaccaCCCTGAGGGACGAGTCCGCCGAGCTTGAGTTCAAGAAGTGGTACGCGGAGGAACACATCCCCATGTTGACCAAGGTCCCCGGCTGGCTGAGGACTCGCCTCCTCAAGGTCTCGTCCATTGGCGACGGAGCCGGAAGCAAGACCACCTACCTCGCACTGCACGACTACGCTCGCACCAACGGCCTGGGCGGTCCGGAGCACAAGGCCTCCGTGGCCACTGCCTGGGgtgccgaggtcgccaaAAGCGTCACGGCCAAGAACCGACGCACCTACTCGCTCTTTTACGTCTTCGGACCCGCCCCTCGCGACCTGTCCAACCTGGCGAAGctcccggcctcggccagcacgTTTACCGCCCCGGATGGCAAGACCACGACCGTTCCCGGGACGGACGGGGCCATCAGCTCCTACATCACGGCCGAGGACCAGCTGTCGATCCCCTATAGGCTGGAGGGCAGCGCCAAGGACGATGCGCCGACGGTGGCCTTCTGCAACTCGCTCCTGACCTCGCTGCACATGTGGGATCCGGTCGTGAAGCTGGTGAAGGAGCAGCGTCCCGACCTTCGCATCCTGCGCTACGACACGCGCGGCCGCCACTCCATCCCCGGCCCGCCCgtgccggcgacgctggATTTGCTGGCGTCTGACCTGCGCACTGTGCTGGACGCGCTGCGCATCCCCAAGCTGCACGCGCTGGTTGGAGTATCGATGGGCGGtgcgacgacgaccaactTTGCTCTCAAGTACCCGAACCGGCTGAAGAAGTTCGTCGCCTGCGATTTCAACGTGACGTCGAGCGCAGCCAACACGCAGGCGTGGAAAGACCGCATCGccgtggcggaggaggacggcggagcgGGGATCgccaagctggccgagcAGACCGTGGGCCGCTGGTTCCATCCCGCAACGATGGAGAAGGCGAGCGTCGTCAAGTCCATGACGGAAATGGTCGCCAGCAACAACGTTGAAGGGTTCAGGTACAGCTGCCAAGCGCTGTGGGACTATGACCTCAAGCCGGCGCTCCCGTCCTGTCAGGTCCCCGGGCTgctggtcgtcggcgacggtgacggcaaAGGCGCACTCGTCAAAGCAATGGAAGGGTTCAAGGACCTGGTAGGAGACGGCGGGGCGGAGCTGAAGATTGTGCCCAACGCTGGCCATCTTCCCATGTGGGAAGACCCTGCCGCATTTTGGGAGGCCATCCAGGGATTCCTGTAA
- a CDS encoding Putative RNA-dependent RNA polymerase, eukaryotic-type has protein sequence MEVFLSNVPPHLTDRTLEKELRPYMNALDITEWSCSSKKDNKLGWVIFLYQEDANKFLRRHGKQSMAGPKATRIFSSRDSTAPDPFALKSLTHRLQDKSNPDDNDSIKFAFTHLACGHNSFGGDQKALVFHQQYRFNQRGLSKFCKRMLVLKFDNGSKVEIPYSSVFEMIHSSQPTTFTLILSEPPRFYSSKIDLQETMTRLSLGPRKPQQKSLVRCLGIPNSREHVKYASACLVYQLAVFDPDFDLKMITLEKKGLLGITHSYVQLNQTPAHGMEDYHSSWARFYDLLVAAGQRNTMPFGILVQLQSLVWNNFLHPRSAHVIAVSLQAMFANAKATNKPEPISEQAFKSLRENTHNGIPFPCHNTDPKLLDPTEILDHLFVIEKRLRSEKDYRSALLEPDMGNHHALVFKAMVTPTRITLHGPEPEPMNRILRRFLNQTNYFMRVTFCDEDGGDLFFNPRVSYDQIFNRYREVLNGGIPIAGRIYQFLGFSHSSLRSHSAWFSAPFVDDDGQLQLYGNIIKALGDFEHIEIPAKCAARIGQAFSETPTFINLTEDHIRHSNIPDVKSQDGDIERVFSDVVGTISQEVLELVWPRLPRGSLIPTCLQIRWGGVKGMLSLDSRLPGQTICVRRESMEKFPSNDVENLEICDAASRPLKLVLNRQMIKIMEDLGVDNNFFLQLQKREVDRLRAVTADAYNTGTFLHLQGVGSTFFLPSSIKSLENYGIDLTSQLYDRTQINFLGRDEGVDDDDEDAVGPNHKYYRSEKILGVLYRNVDEKQIWDEDISRVVSKAGPSVWAQFVGLMQRKIKEYSAGLIRWETRLEEAKSLRNVYEDTVGGFMTQYSDSHMKQLTEVEVFCGSISNKLGSQTRRQKDNSKKLKQEFDRLAEHMTQHMRRKARNTEVQGAEAYNYVQNTFFASQDDYYERLLEPNREALEVSYACLMVGMQTENESEYESWGYLERFKVIAASVVLKELTELVNRITGGRLVDGAEGGGGGFVGVSSGSSFSYAYSGYDVDVGQYPNYGYSQYL, from the exons ATGGAGGTATTTCTCTCTAACGTCCCTCCACACCTAACGGACCGCACTCTGGAAAAGGAGCTGAGACCGTACATGAATGCTTTGGATATTACCGAATGGTCCTGCTCATCCAAGAAAGACAATAAGCTCGGATGGGTCATCTTTCTGTACCAGGAGGATGCCAACAAGTTCTTGAGGCGACATGGGAAGCAGTCCATGGCCGGGCCCAAAGCCACACGCATCTTCAGCTCCAGGGACAGCACCG CACCGGACCCCTTCGCCCTCAAAAGCCTGACCCATCGTTTGCAGGACAAGTCTAACCCCGATGACAACGACTCCATCAAGTTTGCCTTCACCCACTTGGCCTGCGGACACAACTCATTCGGTGGTGACCAGAAGgccctcgtcttccaccAGCAGTACCGCTTCAACCAACGTGGCTTGTCCAAGTTCTGCAAAAGGATGCTGGTCCTCAAGTTCGACAACGGTAGCAAAGTCGAGATCCCCTACTCATCCGTTTTCGAGATGATCCACAGCTCACAACCTACCACTTTCACTCTCATCTTGAGCGAACCCCCGCGCTTCTACAGCTCCAAGATCGATCTACAAGAGACCATGACTCGCTTGAGCCTGGGCCCTCGCAAGCCGCAGCAAAAGTCGCTCGTTCGCTGCCTTGGCATCCCCAATTCCAGAGAGCATGTGAAGTATGCTAGCGCTTGTCTTGTCTACCAGCTCGCTGTCTTTGACCCCGACTTCGACCTCAAGATGATCACTCTTGAGAAGAAGGGATTGCTGGGCATTACCCACTCTTATGTCCAACTCAATCAGACGCCCGCCCACGGCATGGAAGATTACCATAGTTCATGGGCTCGTTTTTATGACCTTTTGGTTGCTGCAGGTCAGCGCAACACCATGCCCTTTGGCATCCTTGTCCAGCTGCAGTCTCTGGTGTGGAACAACTTTCTTCATCCACGCAGTGCACATGTCATAGCCGTCTCGTTGCAGGCCATGTTTGCCAACGCAAAAGCTACCAACAAGCCCGAGCCAATCTCGGAGCAGGCTTTCAAGAGCCTACGCGAGAACACACACAATGGCATTCCATTTCCATGCCACAACACGGACCCGAAGTTGCTGGATCCTACCGAGATCCTGGACCATCTCTTCGTCATTGAAAAGCGACTCCGCTCCGAAAAGGACTACAGGAGCGCCTTGCTCGAACCAGACATGGGCAACCACCACGCGTTGGTTTTCAAGGCCATGGTGACGCCGACAAGGATCACGCTCCACGGACCTGAGCCAGAACCCATGAACAGGATCCTTCGCAGGTTTCTCAATCAGACAAACTATTTCATGCGCGTTACGTTTtgtgacgaagacggcggcgacttgTTCTTTAACCCCAGGGTATCATACGACCAGATATTCAATCGCTACAGGGAGGTTCTCAACGGGGGTATACCCATTGCTGGTCGAATCTACCAGTTCCTCGGCTTCTCTCACTCCTCTCTTCGATCCCACTCGGCCTGGTTCTCTGCCCCATTCGTGGATGATGACGGACAGCTGCAACTGTACGGCAACATCATCAAGGCCCTAGGCGATTTTGAGCACATCGAAATACCGGCAAAATGCGCGGCGCGCATCGGGCAGGCCTTTTCCGAGACCCCGACCTTCATAAATCTCACAGAAGATCATATCAGGCACTCCAACATACCGGATGTCAAGTCGCAAGACGGGGACATTGAAAGGGTGTTCAGCGACGTTGTCGGAACAATCTCCCAAgaggtcctcgagctggtcTGGCCGCGTCTCCCCCGCGGCTCACTCATTCCCACATGTCTCCAGATCCGCTGgggcggcgtcaagggcaTGTTGTCCCTGGACTCGAGGCTGCCGGGCCAAACTATCTGCGTCCGGAGAGAATCCATGGAGAAGTTCCCGAGCAACGACGTGGAGAATCTCGAGATCTGCGATGCGGCTTCGAGGCCACTCAAGCTGGTTCTCAACCGGCAAATGATCAAGATCATGGAAGATTTGGGCGTTGACAACAACTTCTTTCTTCAATTGCAGAAGAGAGAGGTCGATCGTCTGCGCGCCGTCACCGCGGACGCCTACAATACCGGGACGTTTCTGCATCTGCAGGGCGTGGGCTCGACTTTCTTTCTTCCGAGCTCCATCAAGAGCCTCGAGAACTACGGCATCGACCTGACTT CTCAGCTTTATGATCGGACGCAGATCAACTTCCTCGGTCGAGACGAGggggttgatgatgatgatgaagatgcgGTAGGGCCCAACCACAAGTACTATAGGTCGGAAAAGATCCTTGGCGTGCTTTATCGAaacgtcgacgagaagcaGATTTGGGATGAAGACATTAGCCGGGTTGTGTCCAAAGCCGGCCCGTCTGTCTGGGCCCAGTTCGTCGGGCTCATGCAGCGCAAGATCAAAGAATATAGCGCTGGACTCATCAGATGGGAGACGAGACTGGAGGAAGCCAAAAGTCTGCGCAATGT CTACGAGGACACTGTCGGTGGCTTCATGACACAGTACTCGGACAGCCACATGAAGCAGCTCACCGAAGTCGAGGTGTTTTGCGGCTCCATCTCCAACAAGTTGGGCTCGCAGACTCGACGGCAGAAGGACAACtccaagaagctcaagcagGAATTCGATCGGCTCGCCGAGCACATGACGCAGCACATGAGACGAAAGGCCCGGAACACCGAGGTTCAGGGCGCAGAAGCGTACAACTACGTACAAAATACCTTTTTTGCCAGCCAGGACGATTACTATGAGCGACTTCTCGAGCCCAACAGGGAGGCATTGGAGGTGTCGTATGCGTGTCTGATGGTAGGTATGCAGACGGAGAACGAGAGCGAGTACGAGTCCTGGGGGTATCTAGAGAGATTCAAGGTGATTGCGGCCAGCGTCGTGCTCAAAGAGCTCACGGAGCTGGTCAACCGCATCACGGGCGGTCGGTTGGTCGATGGTGCTGAGGGTGGAGGCGGGGGCTTTGTCGGCGTGAGTTCGGGGTCGTCGTTTTCGTATGCGTACAGCGGCTacgacgtcgatgtcggACAGTATCCGAACTACGGGTACAGTCAGTATTTGTGA
- a CDS encoding Putative 2EXR domain-containing protein, whose translation MPSPFFSSVSQKQHLGFQSPRRDFKRMSPIMPSVVKFNIPASARSFHPFSRLPPEIRSQIWEHAILDPGMHFLRLKTAARVAHIPSPLMTFPIDDDDDGERSDPLLDFSRESLPSALWPATLEPQYPTPQANLSNYVTLNRTLSKLSVTCFEASTVVRRLINQPGGVKLNGGRVVSLASSSDVVCLEYLSADNFRSWCRMALDIECQELANIRHVAIPYCHGWEAAGTAFRCSHCGSQHGSRVRKVYPVHLYEFLARHLPNLETFYFIDYLIVKRSLGVNSTDEALQETDPITPGVPTPAPEHRADKSDKRKKEDALDGNPSPDKTVDPAKASNAGTVAAILEADQVSPNSNTKRLGKTFRSEGRIFRELEEDECNVKSSVIDTLSWIQKRFMIYATGSKLSKHAHPDKVKFKVLACEWIDKDSGILPRLKRAAPVIRKHVNKRLRPLPERSPRRRLLSAKPGATPLSPRPSVTASPVLKNKFEFVFGQESDSAFEFSTETEP comes from the exons ATGCCATCGCCATTCTTTTCATCAGTCTCTCAGAAGCAGCACCTTGGGTTCCAGTCACCACGACGAGATTTCAAACGAATGTCGCCCATCATGCCATCGGTCGTCAAATTCAATATCCCGGCGTCTGCGCGCTCGTTCCACCCCTTCTCGAGGCTGCCCCCCGAGATCCGCTCCCAGATTTGGGAGCACGCGATCCTCGATCCCGGCATGCATTTTCTCCGTCTCAAGACTGCTGCTCGCGTCGCGCACATACCATCACCGCTGATGACCTTCCCtatcgacgacgatgacgatggggaACGGTCCGACCCTCTTCTTGACTTCAGCCGAGAATCACTGCCCTCGGCGCTCTGGCCCGCCACCCTGGAGCCCCAATACCCGACACCTCAAGCCAATCTTTCCAACTACGTTACCCTCAACCGAACCCTCTCCAAGTTGTCGGTCACCTGTTTCGAGGCATCGACTGTCGTTCGACGTCTGATCAACCAGCCTGGGGGCGTCAAGTTGAACGGCGGTCGGGTTGTGTCgctggcctcgtcgtccgacgTGGTGTGCTTGGAGTACCTGTCCGCCGACAACTTCCGCAGTTGGTGTCGTATGGCTTTGGACATTGAATGCCAAGAACTTGCCAACATACGCCATGTGGCCATACCATACTGCCATGGCTGGGAGGCCGCAGGCACCGCCTTTCGCTGCAGCCACTGTGGCAGCCAGCATGGCTCGCGTGTGAGGAAAGTCTATCCCGTCCACCTATACGAGTTCCTTGCACGTCACCTGCCGAATCTCGAGACCTTTTACTTCATCGACTATCTAATCGTAAAGAGATCTCTGGGGGTCAACTCGACGGACGAAGCCCTTCAAGAAACCGACCCGATAACGCCCGGTGTCCCGACCCCGGCCCCAGAACACCGGGCTGACAAGTCCGACAAGC GCAAAAAGGAGGACGCCCTTGATGGGAACCCGTCACCAGACAAGACGGTCGATCCGGCCAAGGCCTCCAATGCTGGCACCGTCGCCGCAATCCTTGAAGCAGACCAGGTCAGCCCGAACAGCAATACCAAACGCTTGGGAAAGACTTTCAGGAGCGAAGGCAGAATCTTTCGAGAACTTGAGGAGGATGAGTGTAATGTCAAGTCTAGTGTTATCGACACCCTGTCCTGGATTCAAAAAAGGTTCATGATATACGCCACCGGCAGCAAGCTCAGCAAACACGCGCATCCCGACAAGGTCAAGTTCAAGGTGTTGGCCTGCGAATGGATCGACAAGGACTCGGGGATACTCCCAAGGCTGAAAAGGGCAGCCCCCGTGATTAGGAAGCATGTCAACAAGAGATTGCGACCCTTGCCGGAGAGATCACCTCGAAGGAGACTACTGTCGGCGAAGCCAGGCGCGACGCCCTTGTCGCCACGGCCATCCGTGACGGCATCTCCAGTTTTGAAAAATAAGTTCGAATTCGTTTTTGGACAAGAGAGCGATAGTGCCTTCGAGTTTAGCACGGAAACCGAGCCTTGA
- a CDS encoding Putative auxiliary Activity family 9, with protein MSSVKSAIALVSAFAAGAFAHGKVDGYLFDGTYSPGYSLDSYYLKLNGGTPPVIAAWSAENLDNGFVDGTGYATADINCHKNAAPGGSSAKVAAGGTVEFQWSAWPESHFGPVFTYAAKVDGDFASVDKTTLKWVKIDEAGYDAATKEWAATKLIKNNNTWTSTIPSDLAPGNYVLRHEIIAMHGAGSLNGAQNYPQCVNVEISGSGTANPEGTLGTELYKATDAGIQFNPYGTITDYAIPGPALYGSGSGSQPTTPTTPTTPTTPINNGTAPATPSTPTTTLPSAAPAVSDEADYGCASKKARRHARAFRL; from the exons ATGTCTTCCGTCAAGTCCGCCATTGCTCTCGTCAGCGCCTTCGCCGCTGGTGCCTTCGCCCacggcaaggtcgacggcTACCTCTTTGACGGCACCTACTCCCCCGGCTACAGCCTCGACTCGTACTACCTCAAGCTGAACGGCGGCACTCCccccgtcatcgccgcctggtccgccgagaacctcgacaacggcttcgtcgacggcaccggCTACGCCACCGCCGACATCAACTGCCACAAGAACGCCGCGCCCGGAGGCTCCTCcgccaaggtcgccgccggcggcaccgttGAGTTCCAGTGGTCCGCCTGGCCCGAGTCGCACTTCGGCCCCGTCTTCACCTacgccgccaaggtcgacggcgacttcGCCTCGGTCGACAAGACCACCCTCAAGTGGGTCAagatcgacgaggccggctATGACGCCGCCACCAAGGAGTGGGCCGCCACCAAGCTcatcaagaacaacaacacctGGACCTCCACCATCCCCTCCGACCTGGCCCCCGGCAACTACGTCCTCCGCCACGAGATCATCGCCATgcacggcgccggctcccTGAACGGCGCCCAGAACTACCCCCAGTGCGTCAACGTCGAGAtctccggctccggcaccGCCAACCCCGAGGGCACCCTCGGCACCGAGCTGTACAAGgccaccgacgccggcatCCAGTTCAACC CCTACGGCACCATCACGGACTACGCCATCCCCGGCCCCGCTCTGTacggctccggctccggctcccaGCCCACCACTCCTACCACTCCCACTACTCCCACCACCCCCATCAACAACGGCACCGCTCCCGccaccccctccacccctaCCACCActctcccctccgccgccccggccgtcTCTGACGAGGCCGACTACGGCTGCGCCTCCAAGAAGGCCCGCCGTCACGCTCGCGCTTTCCGCTTGTAa
- a CDS encoding Putative alpha/beta hydrolase-1, lipase, secreted, translated as MRPFVILAAALLGAVNALDPICDAECRKGCDEACQAAIQTTYEAESALWVGDIVSDPFYSTPANFTGAKPGDILRWEDVPAEQLTSNWTIPAGLSLSRVLYVTEDVDRKPIPASAWVLLPFHNPFAKPAGGGGGAEQNKLRTVVWTHGTAGRSRLCAPTNNKGLYYDWKAPFILAESGYAVIAPDYAGQGSDIPQGFMYESGWLHVADVAYSLVAARKVIGDLLGSRWMVYGHSEGGMTAWRTNERLAQPGQEALLAAGEFLGSVAAAPALRPQKLIPASLTRAQGQPARDPFSVYFLQSLAALFPDQIKVADYLGEIPLQRLGALDKSCFQSGFAIVGGFTPEQLYKSTSWLMLPVTDDWAVRYNGQGPHSVKAPMLVISGEDDTITPNDLTLDDFNKTCAAFPGSSIHARVYPDMGHGQVLEAARADIAAWIDARFEGVPVPEGCVKEDVETITKRYATRDIFWHGSVVPF; from the coding sequence ATGCGTCCTTTCGTCATCCTCGCGGCGGCACTTCTTGGTGCCGTCAACGCCCTCGACCCTATCTGCGACGCCGAGTGTCGAAAGGGATGCGACGAAGCCTGCCAGGCGGCCATCCAGACCACCTACGAGGCCGAGTCGGCCCTCTGGGTCGGCGACATCGTGTCGGACCCTTTCTACTCGACCCCGGCCAACTTCACCGGTGCCAAGCCGGGGGACATCCTGCGATGGGAGGACGTCCCCGCCGAGCAGCTCACCTCCAACTGGACCATCCCCGCCggcctctcgctctcccgtGTTCTCTACGTCACAGAAGACGTCGACCGTAAGCCCATCCCGGCCTCCGCCTGGGTCCTGCTGCCCTTCCACAACCCCTTCGCCAagcccgccggcggcggcggcggcgcggagcaGAACAAACTGCGCACCGTTGTCTGGACCCACGGGACCGCCGGCCGCAGCCGGCTCTGCGCGCCGACCAACAACAAGGGGCTCTACTACGACTGGAAGGCCCCCTTCATCCTGGCCGAGTCCGGGtacgccgtcatcgccccCGACTACGCCGGCCAGGGCTCCGACATCCCCCAGGGGTTCATGTACGAGTCTGGCTGGCTgcacgtcgccgacgtcgcctactccctcgtcgccgcgcgCAAGGTCATCGGCGACCTTCTCGGCAGCAGGTGGATGGTCTACGGCCacagcgagggcggcatgaCCGCCTGGCGCACCAATGAGCGTCTGGCCCAGCCCGGGCAGGAGGCCCTCCTGGCGGCCGGCGAGTTCCtcggctccgtcgccgccgcccccgccctGCGGCCGCAGAAGCTGATCCCGGCGTCCCTCACGCGTGCCCAGGGCCAGCCGGCCCGCGACCCCTTCTCAGTCTACTTCCTCCAGTCGCTGGCCGCGCTCTTCCCCGACCAGATCAAGGTGGCGGATTACCTGGGCGAGATCCCGCTGCAGCGCCTCGGGGCCCTGGACAAGTCGTGCTTCCAGTCCGGgttcgccatcgtcggcggcttcaCGCCGGAGCAGCTCTACAAGAGCACGAGCTGGCTGATGCTCCCCGTGACGGACGACTGGGCGGTGCGGTATAACGGCCAGGGCCCGCACTCCGTCAAGGCCCCGATGCTGGTCATCTCGGGTGAGGACGACACCATCACGCCCAACGACCTAACTCTCGACGACTTCAACAAGACCTGCGCGGCATTCCCCGGGAGTTCCATCCACGCGCGCGTGTACCCGGACATGGGACACGGGCAGGTCTTGGAGGCAGCCCGGGCCGACATCGCGGCCTGGATCGACGCCAGGTTCGAGGGCGTGCCTGTGCCCGAGGGCTGCGTCAAGGAGGACGTCGAAACCATCACCAAGAGATATGCTACCAGGGACATCTTCTGGCACGGCTCCGTCGTTCCTTTCTGA
- a CDS encoding Putative aminoglycoside phosphotransferase, protein kinase-like domain superfamily, with amino-acid sequence MGTHYPLPFFATSDLLPAPLPTPGAIAASQDILQENSGRRVVRVGIYFVVKYGAAVNLTEGENMLFIKQFSKTSTPTVYAIYSLQPKGDKSPTNYILMENIQANHESNLATCAKFLHLTTLGVLGKRPFEDSVFWAGDDASCQVASGPFDSEKQMLDAMDKKYSRQNPVYRKSEYYSRILPLMLRGHASIFTHGDFQRKNIVVAEDGEVVIIDWEAAGWYPSFWEYSTAMFSCRWDNDWHSWIPQILDEHPNEYAWMDMVFRD; translated from the exons ATGGGTACCCACTACCCTCTTCCGTTCTTTGCAACATCCGACCTCCTTCCTGCACCTCTGCCCACACCCGgagccatcgccgcctcccaagATATTCTACAGGAGAATTCTGGACGTCGCGTTGTCAGAGTAGGAATATATTTCGTTGTCAAGTATGGCGCAGCGGTGAACCTGACAGAAGGCGAGAACATGCTGTTCATCAAGCAGTTTTCAAAGACATCAACGCCCACTGTTTACGCTATTTATTCCCTACAACCCAAGGGCGACAAGTCCCCGACGAACTACATCTTAATGGAGAACATC CAAGCAAACCACGAATCCAACTTGGCCACTTGCGCCAAATTCCTTCACCTGACTACTTTGGGAGTTCTTGGGAAGCGCCCGTTCGAGGACTCTGTTTTTTGGGCTGGCGATGATGCAAGCTGTCAGGTGGCATCTGGCCCATTCGACTCGGAGAAACAGATGCTTGACGCCATGGACAAGAAATATTCGCGCCAGAATCCAGTTTATCGGAAGTCCGAATACTACAGCCGCATCCTTCCGCTGATGCTTCGCGGTCATGCTTCTATTTTCACACATGGAGATTTCCAGCGGAAGAACATTGTTGTGGCGGAAGATGGGGAAGTGGTCATCATTGATTGGGAAGCTGCAGGATGGTATCCAAGTTTCTGGGAATATTCTACGGCAATGTTCTCATGCCGGTGGGATAACGACTGGCATTCATGGATTCCCCAGATACTAGATGAACATCCGAACGAGTATGCCTGGATGGACATGGTTTTCCGGGATTAA